GGCGCATTCAAGGCAGTGATCCCGACCTTGCGCGAACATGTGCCACTCAAACGCATCGGCACCGAATCGGAAGTCAGCGCCGCCATTGTGTTCCTGCTCAGCCCCGCCGCCGCGTTCATCAGCGGCAGCACCCTGCGCATCGACGGCGCCGCCAGCCTGGGCAGCCGCGCCTGGCCGCTGCACAAGGCGCAGCCGCCAAGCGAGCCCTTCAATGGTTTTCATCGGGCGTATCTACCCGATGTGCTCAAGACGGAGCAATAGCGCATGCCGGTGATTGAAAGCCTGATCGACCCGCACAGCCCGCAGTTCGCGCAGAACCGCCAGGCCCTGCTGGAAAGCCTCCAGCACCTGCGCCAACTGGAGCAGAACCTGCTGAGCAAAGCCCAGGAAGCCAAGCCCAAGTTCGACACACGCGGCCAATTGCTGCCCCGCGAGCGTCTGGACCTGCTGCTGGACCCTGGGGCGCCGTTCCTGGAACTGGCCAGCCTGGCCGGCTACAAGCTGCATGACGACAAGGACGGCAGCGCCGCCGGTGGCGGGTTGATCGCCGGTATCGGCTATGTCAGCGGGGTGCGCACGCTGGTGGTGGCCAACAACAGCGCGATCAAGGGCGGCACCATCTCCCCTACCGGCCTGAAAAAATCCCTGCGCCTGCAACAGATCGCCCTGGAAAACAAACTGCCGGTGGTGACCCTGGCCGAAAGCGGCGGCGCCAACCTCAACTACGCCGCCGAGATCTTCGTCGAAGGCGCGCGCAGCTTTGCCAACCAGGCGCGCATGTCGGCCATGGGCTTGCCGCAGATCACCGTGGTGCATGGCTCGGCCACGGCCGGCGGGGCGTATCAGCCGGGGTTGTCGGATTACGTGGTGGTGGTGCGCGGCAAGGCCAAACTGTTCCTCGCCGGGCCGCCCCTGCTCAAGGCCGCGACGGGTGAAGTGGCCACCGATGAAGAACTGGGCGGCGCCCAGATGCACGCGCAAACCGCCGGCACCGCAGAATACCTGGCGCAAAACGACGCCGACGGCGTGCGCATCGTACGGGAGATCGTCGGCCTGCTGCCGTGGAATGATCGCCTGCCGGCAGCGCCACAACGCACCTACACAGAACCGCTGTACCCCGTCGACGAACTGCTGGGATTGATCCCCGATGACCCGAAAAAGCCCTACGACGTGCGCGAGATCCTCGCGCGCCTGGGCGACGGCTCGCGCTTCCTCGAATTCAAGGGTGAGTTCGACGCCCACACCGTCTGCGGCCATTTGCACATCCAGGGTCGCGCCGTCGGCGTGATCGGTAACAACGGCCCCATCACGCCCAAGGGCGCCAGCAAGGCCGCGCAGTTTATCCAGCTGTGCGACCAGAGCCGCACGCCGCTGCTGTTCCTGCA
This region of Pseudomonas asgharzadehiana genomic DNA includes:
- the atuC gene encoding geranyl-CoA carboxylase subunit beta — protein: MPVIESLIDPHSPQFAQNRQALLESLQHLRQLEQNLLSKAQEAKPKFDTRGQLLPRERLDLLLDPGAPFLELASLAGYKLHDDKDGSAAGGGLIAGIGYVSGVRTLVVANNSAIKGGTISPTGLKKSLRLQQIALENKLPVVTLAESGGANLNYAAEIFVEGARSFANQARMSAMGLPQITVVHGSATAGGAYQPGLSDYVVVVRGKAKLFLAGPPLLKAATGEVATDEELGGAQMHAQTAGTAEYLAQNDADGVRIVREIVGLLPWNDRLPAAPQRTYTEPLYPVDELLGLIPDDPKKPYDVREILARLGDGSRFLEFKGEFDAHTVCGHLHIQGRAVGVIGNNGPITPKGASKAAQFIQLCDQSRTPLLFLHNTTGFMVGTESEQQGVIKHGAKMIQAVANARVPKLTIVVGGSYGAGNYAMCGRGLDPRFIFAWPNSRTAVMGGAQAGKVLRIVTEAKQLKDGLVPDPKMLDMLEQVTAQKLDSQSTALYGSANLWDDGLIDPRDTRTLLGFLLDICHEAEVRQLQPNSFGVARF